One Rhodococcus sp. P1Y DNA window includes the following coding sequences:
- the sthA gene encoding Si-specific NAD(P)(+) transhydrogenase — MSVAMEYDLVVIGSGPGGQKAAIAAAKLGKRVAIVEKGKMLGGVCVNTGTIPSKTLREAVLYLTGMNQRELYGASYRVKANITPADLLARTSHVIGKEIEVVRSQLLRNRIELITGTGKFLDAHTIVIDDEQRGEQITVNAKNVVIATGTAPARPTDVEFDDYRVLDSDGILNLEFIPTSMVVVGAGVIGIEYASMFAALGTKVTVVEKRDTMLDFCDREIVESLQFHLRDLAVTFRFGEAVTAVDIGPSGTVTTLASGKRIPAEAVMYSAGRQGLTDALDLERAGLESDARGRIFVDDNFQTKVDHIYAVGDVIGFPALAATSMDQGRLAAYHAFGEPSKGLTDLQPIGIYSIPEVSYVGATEVELTKNSVPYEVGVSRYRELARGQIAGDSYGMLKLLVSTEDRSLLGVHIFGSGATDLIHIGQAVMGCGGTVDYLVDAVFNYPTLSEAYKVAALDVTNKIRALNSFGA; from the coding sequence ATGTCTGTTGCGATGGAATACGACCTTGTCGTGATCGGGTCAGGCCCCGGGGGCCAGAAGGCGGCGATTGCCGCGGCGAAACTCGGAAAGCGGGTAGCGATAGTCGAGAAGGGGAAGATGCTCGGCGGTGTATGCGTCAACACCGGCACGATCCCGTCGAAGACATTGCGTGAGGCGGTTCTCTATCTGACGGGGATGAACCAGCGTGAGCTCTACGGCGCGAGCTACCGCGTCAAGGCCAACATCACTCCTGCCGACCTGCTCGCCCGCACATCCCACGTCATCGGCAAGGAAATCGAGGTGGTGCGCTCCCAGTTGCTGCGCAACCGCATCGAACTCATCACCGGCACCGGAAAATTCCTCGATGCGCACACCATCGTCATCGACGACGAACAGCGCGGCGAGCAGATCACGGTCAACGCCAAAAATGTCGTCATTGCCACCGGAACGGCACCGGCACGACCCACCGACGTCGAATTCGACGACTACCGAGTACTGGACTCGGACGGGATTCTGAATCTGGAATTCATCCCGACGTCGATGGTCGTGGTCGGCGCAGGTGTGATCGGTATCGAGTACGCCTCGATGTTCGCAGCCCTCGGGACCAAGGTGACCGTTGTCGAGAAGCGCGACACGATGCTCGATTTCTGCGATAGAGAGATCGTCGAGTCCCTGCAGTTCCATCTCCGCGATCTCGCCGTCACCTTCCGTTTCGGCGAGGCGGTGACCGCAGTCGACATCGGACCCTCGGGCACTGTCACGACACTTGCCAGCGGGAAAAGGATTCCGGCCGAGGCGGTCATGTACTCGGCGGGTAGGCAAGGCCTCACCGACGCTCTCGACCTGGAGAGGGCCGGGCTCGAATCCGATGCGCGCGGGCGCATCTTCGTCGACGACAACTTCCAGACCAAGGTCGACCACATCTATGCCGTCGGCGACGTGATCGGCTTCCCCGCGCTCGCTGCGACCTCGATGGACCAGGGCCGTCTGGCGGCGTATCACGCGTTCGGGGAGCCGAGCAAGGGGCTGACCGATCTGCAGCCCATCGGCATCTACTCCATCCCCGAGGTGTCTTACGTCGGGGCGACCGAGGTCGAACTGACGAAGAACTCGGTTCCCTACGAGGTAGGCGTCTCCCGGTACCGGGAGCTCGCGCGTGGACAGATCGCCGGGGATTCGTACGGGATGCTCAAGCTGCTCGTGTCGACCGAGGACCGCTCGTTGCTCGGAGTTCACATCTTCGGGTCGGGCGCTACGGACTTGATCCACATAGGCCAGGCCGTCATGGGGTGCGGTGGAACCGTCGACTACCTCGTCGATGCCGTCTTCAACTACCCCACGTTGTCCGAGGCCTACAAAGTCGCTGCTCTCGACGTCACCAACAAGATCAGGGCCCTGAACAGCTTCGGAGCCTGA
- a CDS encoding S-(hydroxymethyl)mycothiol dehydrogenase yields MPQTVRAVVAKAKGEPVSIETITIPDPGPNDVVVKIAACGVCHTDLHYREGGINDEFPFLLGHEASGTVETVGDAVTHVEVGDFVVLNWRAVCGECRACKKGKPWYCFDTHNASKKMTLEDGTELSPALGIGAFADKTLVHEGQCTKVNPESDPAVVGLLGCGVMAGLGAAMNTGNVSRGDSVAVIGCGGVGDAAIAGARLAGATTIIAVDRDKGKLEWARDLGATHTVDASAVDAVEAVQELTDGFGADVVIDAVGRPETWKQAFYARDLAGTVVLVGVPTPDMTLEMPLIDFFSRGGSLKSSWYGDCLPERDFPMLVDLYEQGRLPLEKFVTERIGIEDIEAAFEKMHKGTVLRSVVEL; encoded by the coding sequence ATGCCGCAAACCGTGCGTGCTGTCGTTGCCAAGGCCAAGGGTGAACCGGTCTCGATCGAGACGATCACGATCCCGGACCCGGGTCCGAACGATGTGGTGGTGAAGATCGCGGCATGTGGGGTTTGCCACACCGATCTGCATTACCGCGAGGGTGGGATCAACGACGAGTTCCCGTTCCTGCTCGGCCACGAGGCGTCGGGAACCGTCGAGACGGTCGGCGACGCGGTGACGCATGTCGAGGTCGGTGACTTCGTGGTGCTGAACTGGCGGGCAGTGTGCGGGGAGTGTCGAGCATGCAAGAAGGGAAAGCCCTGGTATTGCTTCGACACGCACAATGCGTCGAAGAAGATGACACTCGAGGATGGGACCGAGTTGTCGCCTGCGCTGGGGATCGGTGCGTTCGCGGACAAGACGTTGGTGCACGAGGGGCAGTGCACGAAGGTCAACCCGGAGTCGGATCCGGCTGTCGTCGGTCTGCTCGGCTGCGGTGTGATGGCGGGGCTCGGAGCGGCGATGAACACCGGCAACGTCTCGCGTGGCGATTCGGTGGCGGTCATCGGGTGCGGCGGCGTCGGTGACGCTGCGATCGCGGGCGCCCGGCTTGCGGGGGCGACGACGATCATCGCTGTCGATCGAGACAAGGGAAAGCTCGAGTGGGCCAGAGACCTCGGCGCCACGCACACGGTCGACGCTTCGGCAGTCGACGCCGTGGAGGCGGTGCAGGAGCTCACCGATGGTTTCGGTGCCGACGTGGTCATCGACGCGGTGGGCCGTCCCGAGACGTGGAAGCAGGCCTTCTACGCACGGGATCTGGCGGGCACCGTGGTTCTCGTAGGCGTCCCGACGCCGGACATGACGCTCGAGATGCCGCTGATCGACTTCTTCTCGCGTGGGGGTTCGCTGAAGTCGTCGTGGTACGGAGACTGCTTGCCCGAGCGCGACTTCCCGATGTTGGTCGACCTGTACGAGCAGGGTCGGTTGCCGCTGGAGAAGTTCGTGACCGAGCGCATCGGTATCGAGGACATCGAGGCTGCGTTCGAGAAAATGCACAAGGGAACAGTGCTGCGTTCGGTGGTGGAACTGTGA
- a CDS encoding MBL fold metallo-hydrolase, whose protein sequence is MSGTFRVDKVVTSGTFALDGGEWDVDNNIWLIGDDDEVVIVDAAHTAAPIIAAVAGRTVKAIVCTHGHNDHVTVAPELSGELDAPILLHPADDVLWEQTHPGLRHKTLEDGQRISVAGTDILALHTPGHSPGSTCLYLPEAGELFSGDTLFSGGPGATGRSYSDFPTIIGSIRDRLFALPAETTVNTGHGDGTSIGDESPHLEEWIKRGS, encoded by the coding sequence GTGAGCGGAACTTTTCGCGTCGACAAAGTGGTGACGTCGGGAACCTTCGCGCTCGACGGTGGCGAATGGGATGTCGACAACAACATCTGGTTGATCGGTGACGACGACGAGGTGGTGATCGTCGACGCCGCTCATACGGCAGCACCGATCATCGCTGCCGTGGCAGGACGAACGGTGAAGGCGATCGTGTGCACACACGGTCACAACGACCACGTCACGGTGGCTCCCGAGTTGTCCGGTGAACTCGACGCGCCGATTCTGCTGCACCCCGCCGACGACGTGTTGTGGGAGCAGACGCACCCGGGCCTACGGCACAAAACGCTCGAAGACGGCCAGCGGATCTCCGTCGCAGGTACGGACATTCTCGCCCTTCACACGCCGGGGCATTCTCCGGGTTCGACGTGTCTGTACCTGCCCGAGGCGGGGGAGTTGTTCTCCGGCGACACTCTGTTCTCCGGTGGACCTGGCGCTACTGGTCGCTCCTATTCCGACTTTCCGACGATCATCGGATCGATTCGAGACCGACTGTTCGCGCTACCCGCAGAGACCACGGTGAACACAGGTCACGGCGACGGCACGAGCATCGGCGACGAGTCTCCGCACCTCGAAGAGTGGATCAAGCGCGGAAGCTGA
- a CDS encoding DUF5642 family protein has protein sequence MTLAACGSDVTGTPEPAGQGASVSSEPSGGSDLDALLVDPTVFPSPYEAIVLPPQAIAQASPDLTGIPAGAEVSPAGCKPAEVQPDGAALIVGTDNANRATISVELTSVDEPLSVREEQLKQCAEVQASKSGATSTIRSTVTPAPPINADETLAVRQTVTSGAGSDAVTQSMLTLMAQVGDVRIAATYMSFGGESTDAATLDEIFTAAVQKVNAG, from the coding sequence CTGACTCTGGCCGCATGCGGCTCCGATGTGACCGGAACGCCGGAGCCCGCTGGCCAGGGTGCGAGCGTGTCCTCGGAGCCGAGTGGAGGCTCCGATCTGGACGCCTTGCTCGTCGATCCCACGGTGTTCCCGTCGCCGTACGAGGCCATCGTTCTACCGCCCCAGGCAATTGCCCAGGCATCACCGGATCTCACCGGCATCCCGGCGGGTGCCGAGGTCTCTCCTGCAGGGTGTAAGCCTGCGGAGGTCCAACCGGATGGTGCAGCGCTCATCGTGGGAACGGACAATGCCAACCGCGCGACGATCTCCGTCGAGTTGACCTCGGTCGACGAACCGCTGTCGGTGCGCGAGGAACAGCTGAAACAGTGCGCCGAAGTGCAGGCGTCCAAATCCGGTGCCACGTCCACGATTCGATCGACCGTTACCCCCGCACCGCCGATAAATGCCGATGAGACACTTGCTGTTCGACAGACCGTGACGTCCGGAGCCGGCTCGGACGCAGTTACACAATCGATGCTGACGCTGATGGCGCAGGTAGGCGATGTCCGCATTGCCGCCACGTACATGTCGTTCGGTGGCGAATCGACCGATGCTGCGACGCTGGACGAGATCTTCACCGCTGCTGTGCAGAAGGTGAACGCTGGCTAG
- a CDS encoding DUF4192 domain-containing protein, which produces MTTHPDPHRPSALPELISGPDELLAAIPAFLGFTPHRSIVLVCLDGRESSGLSIGTVMRHDVTLPQSPDGDVMSAVGVTAEMAEVSAHFASICARNEVRGALALIVDDRARPRAEGAAVDRRIRSLASRLAHDLSERGTDLLQVFVVSELTAGTRWWVAFGPFETGILPDPATSPVALAYLLEGRGVHESRDKLKEALAAVDTAVSRDVEAWVAVKYMDEPGPDRGPLTAILSQFATWAAAPPDRPAVVHLSAEKIAEYGVWLTRVMVRDSLLAIALTGYADIAEQLWSYLMRLLPPAERACPATLLGFSAYARGEGALAAVAIDIALDADPEYSLARLLDRSLLAGARPEMIREVALSGYAIAELCAVELPPPIE; this is translated from the coding sequence ATGACGACTCACCCCGATCCGCATCGACCCTCGGCGCTGCCGGAACTCATCTCCGGCCCGGACGAACTCCTCGCGGCCATACCGGCATTCCTGGGATTCACCCCGCATCGCTCGATCGTTCTCGTGTGCCTCGACGGGCGCGAGTCGAGTGGACTGTCCATCGGCACGGTCATGCGTCACGATGTGACCCTGCCGCAGTCGCCGGACGGCGACGTGATGTCCGCTGTCGGCGTCACTGCCGAGATGGCAGAAGTTTCGGCACATTTCGCGTCGATCTGTGCTCGAAACGAGGTTCGCGGAGCGCTGGCATTGATCGTCGACGATCGGGCGCGGCCGCGCGCTGAAGGTGCTGCGGTCGACCGTCGAATTCGCTCGCTCGCTAGCCGTCTCGCACACGACCTGTCCGAACGAGGCACCGACTTGCTGCAGGTTTTCGTGGTCTCGGAACTCACGGCCGGCACTCGGTGGTGGGTCGCATTCGGACCGTTCGAGACTGGCATCCTTCCGGACCCGGCGACATCCCCCGTTGCACTCGCCTACCTGTTGGAGGGCAGGGGAGTGCACGAGTCGAGGGACAAATTGAAAGAGGCGCTCGCCGCGGTCGACACGGCCGTCAGCCGAGACGTCGAGGCGTGGGTTGCGGTGAAGTACATGGACGAACCCGGACCGGACAGAGGTCCGCTGACGGCGATACTGTCCCAGTTCGCGACATGGGCCGCGGCGCCGCCGGACCGTCCGGCCGTGGTGCACTTGTCTGCGGAGAAAATCGCCGAGTACGGCGTGTGGTTGACCCGCGTGATGGTGCGAGACAGCTTGCTCGCAATCGCCTTGACCGGCTACGCCGATATCGCCGAACAACTCTGGAGCTATCTGATGCGATTGCTTCCGCCGGCTGAGCGAGCTTGTCCTGCAACGCTTCTCGGCTTCAGTGCGTACGCACGCGGAGAAGGTGCCCTCGCGGCGGTGGCCATCGACATCGCCCTCGACGCAGATCCCGAGTACTCGCTGGCGCGCCTATTGGATCGTTCGCTGTTGGCAGGTGCGCGGCCGGAGATGATCAGAGAAGTGGCACTCAGCGGCTATGCGATTGCCGAACTCTGCGCCGTCGAGCTTCCGCCGCCGATCGAATGA
- the galE gene encoding UDP-glucose 4-epimerase GalE, translating into MKLLVTGGAGYVGSVCAAVLLDRGHEVVVVDDLSTGNLDAVPPKATFVEADIKDVASSVLDGGEFDGVLHFAAQSLVGESVVAPAQYWSGNVVTTIALLDAIRASNTPRLVFSSTAATYGEPERTPITESMPTAPTNPYGATKLAIDHAITSYADAYGLAATSLRYFNVAGAYKDFGENRVVETHLIPLVLQTALGQRAKISVFGTDWPTHDGTAVRDYIHVSDLAQAHILALETGSSGTHRILNLGSGTGFSVREVIDACARVTGLPIAVEDAPRRAGDPAVLIASSDRAIAELGWSPTKTDLDVIVSDAWSYLQNLGDRAHAAAPKN; encoded by the coding sequence GTGAAGTTGTTGGTCACCGGCGGGGCCGGTTATGTCGGAAGCGTCTGCGCGGCGGTCCTCCTGGATCGCGGCCACGAGGTGGTCGTCGTGGACGATCTGTCGACCGGCAATCTGGACGCGGTACCGCCGAAGGCGACATTCGTCGAGGCCGACATCAAGGATGTCGCCTCGTCCGTGCTCGACGGTGGCGAGTTCGACGGAGTCCTTCATTTCGCAGCGCAGTCGCTCGTCGGCGAATCCGTAGTGGCTCCTGCCCAGTACTGGTCGGGCAATGTGGTCACGACGATCGCGCTGTTGGACGCCATCAGGGCGTCGAACACACCGCGGTTGGTCTTCTCCTCAACGGCCGCGACGTACGGTGAACCCGAGCGCACACCGATCACCGAGTCGATGCCTACCGCTCCTACCAATCCTTACGGCGCAACCAAGTTGGCGATCGATCATGCCATCACGTCGTACGCGGACGCGTACGGCCTTGCTGCCACCAGTTTGCGCTATTTCAACGTCGCAGGGGCGTACAAGGACTTCGGTGAAAATCGGGTCGTAGAAACGCATTTGATTCCACTGGTTCTGCAGACCGCTCTCGGTCAACGCGCAAAAATTTCCGTTTTCGGTACCGATTGGCCGACCCACGACGGCACTGCGGTGCGCGACTACATCCATGTTTCGGATCTTGCGCAGGCCCACATTCTGGCGCTGGAAACCGGATCATCGGGGACGCACCGAATTCTCAATCTCGGCAGTGGTACCGGCTTTTCGGTTCGCGAGGTCATCGACGCGTGTGCTCGCGTGACCGGTCTACCCATTGCCGTCGAAGATGCGCCCCGCCGAGCGGGCGACCCGGCAGTCCTCATCGCATCCAGTGACCGCGCGATCGCCGAGCTGGGTTGGTCGCCGACGAAGACGGACCTCGATGTCATCGTCAGCGACGCATGGTCTTACCTGCAGAACCTCGGCGATCGTGCGCACGCCGCCGCCCCGAAAAACTGA
- a CDS encoding metal-dependent transcriptional regulator: protein MKDLVDTTEMYLRTIYDLEEEGVVPLRARIAERLEQSGPTVSQTVARMERDGLLSVAGDRHLELTEKGRSLAVAVMRKHRLAERLLVDVIGLRWEDVHAEACRWEHVMSEEVERRLVAVLNNPTTSPYGNPIPGLDELGLGQPAAAHEDLVRLTDLPHGQSTAVVVRRLAEHVQSDPEVISQLRDAGVVPDARVTVEAKPGTVTITVPGHGGIDISEEMAHAVQVKRV from the coding sequence GTGAAGGATCTGGTCGACACCACGGAGATGTACCTCCGGACGATCTACGATTTGGAAGAAGAGGGCGTCGTGCCCCTGAGGGCACGAATTGCAGAACGCCTGGAGCAGAGCGGTCCCACTGTCAGTCAGACGGTTGCGCGCATGGAGCGCGACGGCTTGCTGTCTGTCGCGGGCGACCGCCACCTCGAGCTGACCGAAAAGGGCCGCAGTCTGGCCGTGGCAGTGATGCGCAAGCATCGCCTTGCCGAGCGTCTGCTCGTCGATGTCATCGGCCTTCGGTGGGAGGACGTACACGCGGAAGCGTGCCGCTGGGAACACGTGATGAGCGAAGAAGTCGAGCGTCGTCTTGTCGCGGTCCTCAACAACCCGACCACCTCGCCCTACGGAAATCCGATTCCGGGGCTCGACGAGCTCGGCCTCGGTCAACCTGCGGCCGCGCACGAGGATCTCGTGCGGCTGACAGATCTGCCGCACGGGCAGTCGACAGCGGTCGTCGTACGCCGCCTGGCCGAGCACGTGCAGTCCGATCCCGAGGTCATTTCTCAGTTGCGTGATGCGGGAGTGGTTCCCGACGCACGCGTCACGGTCGAAGCCAAGCCCGGCACGGTGACGATCACCGTGCCCGGACACGGCGGAATCGACATCTCGGAGGAAATGGCTCACGCCGTACAGGTCAAACGAGTCTGA
- a CDS encoding acetoin utilization protein AcuC: protein MEDSAIASPLRTSSNRDDIVVWSADYLSYRWSDDHPMNPTRLELTMALAEQIGVLEGVELVEPNAASDEELLRIHTPGYIEAVKRAPDKGKSILDPDQVEHGLGSDDNPVFEKMHEASAMLTGGSLAAAREIAAGRARRAVSIGGGMHHAMPDWASGFCVYNDAAVAISWLLDNGFDRIAYVDVDAHHGDGVQQAFLHDPRVLTVSLHQHPATLWPNTGWSSEVGSGAAEGTSINIPLLPGTGDRLWLRAFHAIVPGAIGAFRPQIIVSQCGVDSHREDPLADLALTVDGQNAAFLAMRALADEHSEGRWLAVGGGGYGLVRVVPRAWTHLIAAALGRSVDPTLPVPDLWRERVRAMAPSIDLPQVMGDGGDIDFPAWDGPGGAVEGSTEAADRAMERVDSAIIATRRACFPLLGLDPEDPRD from the coding sequence ATGGAAGACTCGGCGATCGCATCGCCACTCCGAACCTCGAGCAACCGGGACGACATAGTCGTCTGGAGCGCAGACTATCTGTCGTATCGGTGGAGTGACGACCATCCGATGAACCCGACGCGGCTCGAGCTGACCATGGCTCTCGCCGAGCAGATCGGTGTTCTCGAGGGTGTCGAACTCGTCGAACCGAATGCTGCATCCGACGAAGAACTACTCAGAATTCACACGCCCGGCTACATCGAGGCCGTCAAGCGTGCGCCCGATAAGGGCAAGTCCATCCTGGATCCCGACCAGGTGGAACACGGACTGGGCTCCGACGACAACCCGGTGTTCGAGAAGATGCACGAGGCGTCGGCAATGCTCACGGGTGGATCGCTTGCGGCGGCGCGCGAAATCGCTGCAGGGCGAGCGCGTCGTGCTGTGAGTATCGGCGGCGGCATGCACCACGCCATGCCGGACTGGGCCTCGGGCTTCTGCGTGTACAACGACGCTGCCGTCGCCATCTCGTGGTTGTTGGACAACGGCTTCGATCGCATCGCCTACGTTGACGTCGACGCACACCACGGCGATGGAGTGCAGCAGGCATTCCTGCACGACCCGAGGGTGTTGACGGTGTCTCTGCATCAACACCCAGCGACGTTGTGGCCCAATACTGGTTGGTCGAGTGAGGTGGGGTCGGGCGCGGCCGAGGGCACGTCGATCAACATTCCGCTGCTACCGGGAACCGGAGACCGACTGTGGCTCAGGGCGTTTCATGCCATTGTTCCCGGGGCAATCGGCGCCTTCAGGCCGCAGATCATCGTCAGCCAGTGCGGAGTCGACAGTCATCGGGAGGATCCGCTCGCCGATCTTGCGCTCACGGTCGACGGGCAGAACGCAGCTTTCCTTGCGATGCGCGCACTGGCCGACGAGCATTCGGAGGGCCGCTGGCTCGCGGTCGGCGGTGGCGGCTACGGACTCGTCCGCGTCGTTCCGCGTGCATGGACCCACCTCATCGCCGCTGCCCTCGGCCGATCTGTCGATCCGACTCTGCCGGTTCCGGATTTGTGGCGTGAGCGGGTCAGGGCGATGGCTCCGAGCATTGATTTACCTCAGGTCATGGGCGACGGGGGAGACATCGACTTCCCGGCGTGGGACGGACCAGGGGGAGCGGTGGAGGGCTCGACCGAGGCCGCCGATCGTGCCATGGAGCGAGTGGACTCGGCGATCATCGCGACCAGACGCGCTTGTTTCCCGCTACTCGGACTCGATCCGGAGGACCCACGTGACTGA
- a CDS encoding bifunctional acetate--CoA ligase family protein/GNAT family N-acetyltransferase produces MRAETDFPKHWVADVLASDGGVVHLRPIVPSDADALIAFHGRLSERTRYLRYFGPYPTMPQRDVLNFTTVDHHARVAFVAVLGDDIIAVGRYERLPEGDGNSAEVAFVVADNHQGRGLGPILLEHLAGAAAENGVSMFVAEVLAENRNMVTVFREAGYQVSRSFEGGVLRLEFAIDPSEALLSVRNSRERAAEARSVRNVLSPTSVAVIGASTDSSKVGNAVLANLLAGGFTGPVYPVNADHRSVRGVRAYRTVRDIPDPVDLAIAAVPADAIDEVLDDCLDKGVKALVVVSGGFGESGPAGQENERRLAHAARAHGMRLVGPNALGVANTDQEFALNATLAPHLPMPGRVGFFCQSGALGIAILDQATKRSLGFSTFVSAGNRADVSGNDLLQYWDSDPATDVVLLYLESFGNPRKFTRIARRVARSKPIVAVKSGRGAVPPALATGPDIDDSIVKALFEQAGVIQVDTIAQLFDCAILFGYQPLPAGPRVAVVGNSTALGVLAVDAARAEGLHAGAPIDVGPQAGPEEFAAAVSGAMDAGDVDAVIVVFVPPVAVTVEPFAEALGDAVSGADKPVLTTFLATEGIPDVLAVRGDQGQPIRGSVPSYPSPERAVTALAKAWRYSAWRGRPSSQPIRPNGVDSERATALVRSWSSGGSDRWLSDFEAAELLSCYGIDVVEFRSVTDEDEAVAAADELDYPVALKATGEQWRHRPDLGGVRLDLAGPDAVRAAYRTLAADSGEPLLHVQKMAAKGIGCVVRVQDDPSFGSLISFGLAGVLSDLLGDRAYRVLPLTEDEAVQLIDAPKAAPLLSGYRNAVPVNKSALVDLVQRVSAMADDIPAIRELACEPVLASAHGAQTTDARVRIGPEPSRNDLGPRRLR; encoded by the coding sequence TTGCGAGCCGAGACGGACTTCCCGAAGCACTGGGTCGCCGACGTCCTTGCCTCGGACGGCGGGGTGGTGCACCTGCGGCCGATCGTGCCCTCGGACGCCGACGCGCTCATCGCATTCCACGGCAGGCTGTCCGAGCGCACCCGCTACCTGAGGTACTTCGGTCCCTACCCGACGATGCCGCAACGCGACGTGCTCAATTTCACCACCGTCGACCATCACGCGCGGGTGGCATTCGTTGCGGTCCTCGGCGACGACATCATCGCCGTCGGACGCTACGAGCGGCTTCCCGAAGGCGACGGAAACTCGGCGGAGGTCGCCTTCGTCGTCGCCGACAATCATCAGGGTCGAGGACTCGGACCCATTCTGCTCGAGCATCTCGCAGGCGCTGCCGCGGAAAACGGCGTATCGATGTTCGTCGCCGAGGTGCTCGCCGAGAACCGAAACATGGTCACGGTGTTCCGGGAGGCCGGATATCAGGTGTCACGGAGCTTCGAGGGGGGCGTGCTCAGACTCGAGTTCGCGATCGATCCGAGCGAAGCCCTGTTGTCGGTGCGCAACTCCCGCGAGCGTGCTGCCGAGGCGCGAAGTGTGCGCAACGTCCTCAGCCCGACTTCGGTTGCCGTGATCGGTGCGTCCACGGACAGCTCCAAGGTCGGCAACGCGGTACTCGCGAACCTGTTGGCGGGCGGTTTCACCGGGCCGGTGTATCCGGTCAACGCAGACCACCGCTCGGTACGCGGGGTCCGTGCGTACCGGACAGTTCGCGACATCCCGGATCCGGTGGATCTTGCGATCGCGGCGGTTCCGGCGGATGCAATCGACGAGGTTCTCGACGATTGTCTCGACAAAGGGGTCAAGGCACTCGTCGTCGTGTCCGGCGGTTTCGGTGAGTCGGGGCCGGCAGGACAGGAGAACGAACGTAGGTTGGCGCACGCCGCCCGCGCACACGGAATGCGGCTCGTGGGGCCCAACGCGTTGGGGGTCGCGAACACCGACCAGGAGTTCGCGCTCAACGCCACGCTCGCCCCGCATCTCCCGATGCCGGGGCGCGTCGGATTCTTCTGCCAATCGGGCGCGCTCGGAATTGCGATTCTCGATCAGGCCACCAAGAGGAGTCTGGGGTTCTCGACGTTCGTGTCCGCAGGCAACCGAGCCGACGTGTCGGGTAACGACTTGCTGCAGTACTGGGACTCCGACCCAGCGACAGATGTGGTGTTGCTGTACCTGGAGAGCTTCGGAAACCCGAGGAAGTTCACTCGGATCGCTCGACGGGTGGCCCGCTCCAAACCGATCGTCGCGGTCAAGAGTGGGCGCGGCGCAGTGCCGCCTGCACTCGCAACCGGGCCGGACATCGACGATTCCATCGTCAAGGCTCTCTTCGAACAGGCAGGCGTGATTCAGGTCGACACGATTGCGCAACTCTTCGATTGCGCGATCCTCTTCGGCTACCAACCGCTGCCGGCGGGCCCGCGTGTGGCGGTAGTCGGGAACTCGACCGCTCTCGGGGTGCTCGCGGTCGACGCTGCACGTGCCGAGGGGCTGCACGCCGGAGCACCGATCGACGTCGGTCCGCAAGCCGGTCCTGAGGAGTTCGCTGCAGCGGTGTCCGGCGCCATGGATGCAGGTGATGTCGACGCAGTGATCGTCGTGTTCGTGCCCCCGGTCGCTGTGACCGTCGAGCCCTTCGCCGAAGCTCTCGGCGATGCAGTAAGCGGGGCAGACAAGCCCGTCCTCACGACATTCCTTGCAACCGAGGGTATCCCGGACGTCCTCGCCGTGCGCGGCGATCAGGGTCAGCCGATACGAGGATCGGTGCCGTCGTACCCCAGCCCGGAGCGCGCAGTCACGGCCCTGGCGAAGGCCTGGCGGTACAGCGCATGGCGCGGTCGACCGTCCTCGCAGCCGATTCGTCCCAACGGAGTCGACTCCGAGCGAGCAACCGCGCTGGTGAGAAGTTGGTCATCCGGTGGATCCGATCGATGGCTTTCGGATTTCGAAGCCGCGGAACTGTTGTCCTGCTATGGAATCGACGTCGTCGAATTCAGATCTGTCACCGACGAGGACGAGGCCGTTGCAGCGGCGGACGAACTGGACTATCCCGTCGCGTTGAAGGCGACGGGCGAGCAGTGGCGGCACCGACCCGACCTCGGGGGTGTGCGCCTCGACCTTGCGGGCCCCGACGCCGTTCGCGCTGCGTACAGAACATTGGCTGCGGACTCGGGCGAGCCACTGCTTCACGTGCAGAAGATGGCTGCAAAGGGAATCGGTTGCGTTGTCCGAGTGCAGGACGACCCCAGTTTCGGGTCGCTGATCTCGTTCGGTTTGGCGGGCGTACTGTCCGATCTGCTCGGAGATCGCGCATACCGAGTACTGCCGTTGACCGAGGACGAAGCCGTGCAGTTGATCGATGCGCCCAAAGCGGCCCCCCTGCTGTCTGGCTACCGGAATGCGGTGCCCGTCAACAAGAGCGCGCTCGTCGATCTCGTGCAGCGGGTGTCTGCGATGGCCGACGACATCCCCGCGATCAGGGAACTTGCGTGTGAACCAGTGCTCGCGTCAGCGCACGGTGCCCAGACCACCGATGCGCGGGTACGTATCGGACCCGAACCGAGCCGCAACGATCTTGGGCCACGTCGGTTGAGGTAG